Part of the Fodinicola acaciae genome is shown below.
TGTGCGGCGTCGGATTTCCGTGCTGCCGCGAGGATCGCGGCGTGTTCGGCGGCCTCGTCGCGCCAGCTCGCGGTGATTCCCCAACCGGCGACGGTGATCAGCGCCGCCTGGTCGCGCAGGCCGTCGAGCGTCTGGACCATCAGCGGATTGCCGCAGCCGGCGTAAAGTGCGCGATGAAAGTCGCGGTTGGCCATGCTGCGCTCGGCATCCGACCGCGCCTGAGCCGCTTTTTCCAGCTCCGCCGCGGCTTTGTCGAAGCCGGCGCCGGCGCGTACGGCTCGCGCCAGTGCTGCCGGCTCGAGCACCAGGCGGAGGTCATAGACGGAATACGCCATGTCGGCGTCGACGATGCGGACGGACGCGCCTTTGAACTGGCTCATGGTGACCAGGCCGCTGCCGGCCAGCGTCTTCAGCGCCTCGCGCACCGGCGTCTTCGACACGCCGAACCGCTCGGCCAGCTCTGTCTCGACCAGTTGCTGGCCCGGCGCCAGCTCACCGGTGAGGATCATCCGCCGCACCGTCGCCAGCACGAACTCCGTACGCGACGCCGGCGCCGCCACCATCTGGTCACTCATATCTCATATATGATACGCGACGACGCAATCGGATTCCGATTGCGTCTCCTGATGTGCCGCTACCTGCAGCTTTGTCGCGCCAGGCGGCAATCGGACAGCCCAAATGCCACCCAGATGTAACTTTGTTGGCCGCTTTCGCCGCCGAAGTGGTCAAGAAGGCTACAAACGGACAAGAAGGTCATCGAGCAGCGCCAGCTGGAGGCGCAAAGACTCCGCCGGCGGCGCGGACAGCAGCGTACGGACCCGGCCGGGTGCGTCGGCGGGCTGAGTGAGATCGTCGAGGTGTCGCTGGACCGTGCCGAGGTCGAGCGACGGGTTGGGCAGGTCGTTCGCGGCCCAGGCGGTACGCAGCAGCTCGTTGGCCATCACCGCCGCCGACCAGCCGATCTCGACCGGATCGCCGCCCCGGAGCGTCGCCACCATCTTCGGCCGCACATGCTGCCAAAACTGGCGATAGTGCGCTTTGATCGCCGGAGGCGTGCGATATTCCGCATGCATCCGCCGCGCATCGGCGACCAAGCCGGCGGCGATGCCATGAGGATCATGGAGAATCACGGCGTCGAGAAACGCATATCCCCACGACTCGTCGCCGACGCCCGAAGGTTGAAAGCGCTGCCGCCAGCCATCGGCCGTACGCACCAGCAGGTCGACGGGCATTGGATAGTCATCACGACGCGGTACGGCGTCATCCGCCACGACCAGGATGTCCACGTCGGAATCACGGCGGGCGGTGCCTCGCGCGAGCGAACCGGCCAGCAGGATGGCTCGTACGCCGGGAGAACACCGCAGCTCGGCGACGACCTGGTCCACCAACACCCGATGCGCGTTTGTCACCGCCGAAGTCTAGGCCCGAGAACGGGATCGCCAGGCGATCGTCGCGATGGTCGCGAACGCGGCGCAGGCGACGACCGCCAGCAACAACATGGCCGCGACGAACGAGCCGCCGAAGAGCCGGAAGACGCTCAGACTGACGGCCAGCCCGATCGCGCCGCCGACGTTGTGTACGGTCCAGGTCGCGCCGACCGCGAGCCCGGTCTGGTCGCCGGCGACCGACAGCATCGCCGCGGTGGCGGACGGACCGAGTACGCAGGCCCAGCCGATCCCCATCGGTACGCCGGCCGCGACGAGATAGCCGATCGGACTGTCAGCGGCCAGTCCACCGAGCAGCACCGCGGACAACGTAAACGCGGCGAAGCCGACAAGGATGACGGCCAGCGGACCGAACCTGTCAACGAAACGTCCGGTTATCGGTGACAGGACGGCGACGGTCAGCGTGATCGGCAGCATCAACAGGCCAACGGCGGCCGGACCATACCCACGAACGGTGGTCAGGTAGAGCGGAAGCAGGAACAACACGGTGGTGTAGAAGAACGCCAGGCCGAGCTCGGCCGTCATCGCGGCCCGCAGTAATGGATGGCGCAGCAGTCGAGGTGGAATCAACGGATCCCGATGGCGCCATTCCACCACGACGAAGGCGATGATCGCGGCGCCTCCGGTGACCAACGCGGTCAGGACAGGCCAGGACGACCAGCCGAGCAGGTCGTGGAAGGTCAGCGCGAAGATGAGACCACATACGCCGGTGGCCAGCAGCGCGAGGCCCGGCCAGTCGAGACTCCGCTGGTGCCGCTCGGATTCCCGCAGCCTGGTCGCGCAGAGACCGAGCGCGACGATCACCAGCGGGACATTGAGCAGGAAGATCCAGTGCCAGTCCAGCACGGCGACGATCAACCCACCGAGCAGCGGTCCGATCGCGAGTCCGGCACCGTTGACCGCGAACAGCGCGCCGACAGCGCGGCCGCGTCGGCTTTCCGGGAAGGCCTCGGCGACCAGTGTGCTCGACGTCGTGTACAGCGCCGCGCACGACAGGCCTTGTACGAAGCGGCAGGCGATGAGCGCGGGGATGGTCGGCGCGAGACCGGCGCCAAGTGAGGCGAGGCCAAACAACACCGCACCCGCGTACAGGACTCGATGGCGTCCGTACGTGTCGGCGAGCCGCCCGGCGGCGACCATCGCCATCGACAGCGCCACGACGAAGACGTTGACGATCAGTTGCAGCTGTTCGACGTTCGCACCGAGGTCGGTGCCGATCCGGGGCGCCGCGGTGTTGACGATCGTGAGGTCGACACACCCCAGAAAGCTCAGGACACTGACACCGGCCAACGCGAGCCACTGTCGTGCTGCGGATCCAGGCACCGCGTCGCGCTCCTTTCGTTGCGGACCTCGATCAGCGTGCGGTGACCGGCGCCGGCGCGACCAGACCGCGGTTTGGCACCCCACGCCATGGTGTGGATAGCGGGCGTACAGGGAGGGACAATCGGCTGCGTGACCAGCCTCGGTGAGTTCCTACGAGCGCGGCGCGCTCAACTGGAGCCGATCGACGTCGGGCTGATCGGATACGGCCGCCGACGCGTGCCCGGCCTGCGCCGCGAGGAGCTGGCGCAGCTCGCCGGCGTCAGCGCGTCGTACTACGCCAGGCTGGAGCAGGGGTACGTACGCGGCGCGTCACCGATGGTCCTCGACGCGATCGCCGGCGCGTTGTGCCTGGGCGAGGACGAGCGTGACCATCTGCGCCGGCTCGCGGCGGCCGACAGCCGGCCGCGGCCACCGCGCCGGGCCGCGCCGGAGCGGGTCACGCCGGCGACCCGTCACCTGCTCGGGCAGATGAGCGACGTGCCGGCGATCGTGCAGGGCGTCCGTACGGACATCCTTGCCTGGAACGAGCGCGGTCACCGGCTGCTGGCGGGGCACCTCGACACGAGTACGGACCGGCCGAACACGGCGCGGATGGTCTTCCTCGACCCGCACACGCGCGACCTCTACGCCGACTGGCCGCGCAAGGCGCGAGCGATCGTCGGCAACCTGCGCCTGGCCGTCGGCCGCTATCCGGACGACGAACCGCTGGCCAGTCTGATCGGCGAGCTGTCCATGAAAAGCGACGAGTTCGCGCAGCTGTGGACCGACCATCGCATCCGCCAGTGCGACGCCGCCGACTACGTCATGCGCCATCCGCTGATCGGCATGGTCACCGTGACCCAGCAAAGCCTCGCGCTGGTCGCGTCTCCCGGGCAGTCGCTGATCACCTTCACCGCGGCCGCCGGCTCGCCGTCACATCACGCGATTCAGTTGCTGGACGCCGAGCTTCGAGAGAAATAGACGGCCAGCTGCGTACGGTCGCGGAGTCCGAGCTTGCGCAGAGCGCTGGAAATGTGGTTTTTCACCGTACCTTTGGTGATGAACAGCTGCGCCGCGATCTCCCCGTTGGTCGCAGCGGCCGCGACGAGCCGGCAGACTTCGGCTTCACGTAACGACAATCCGGCCAGGTCAGGGTCGCGCGGCGGTGGCGCCGTACGGCGGAGCTCGGCGACGACGCGGGTCGCGACCGTGCCGGCGAGCGGGGTTTCCCCGCGAGCCGCTTTCTCGATGGCCGCGACCAGTTCCTCCGGCGCCGCGTCCTTCAGCAGATAGCCCCGCGCGCCGGCGCGCAGGGCACCAAAAACCAGCTCGTCCTCATCGAAGGTCGTCAGCATGATCGACGCGACATCGGGATGGTCGCGGGAAAGCCGCTCGATCAGCGCGACTCCGTCCATCCGCGGCATACGCGCGTCGACCAGCACGACATCGGGACGGAGCCGGTTGGCCTCCGCCAAAGCCTCGACGCCGTCGGCGGCCTCGCCGACGACCTCCACACCGTCTTCCAGATCCAGCAGGTTGCGCAGGCCGCGCCGCATCAGGCTCTGGTCGTCGACGATCAGTACGCGGACGGCCGGCATGGCAGATCAGCTCGCAGCACGAATCCTCCTTCGCGGCCGTTTTCCGTGGTCAGTGTGCCACCGACGGCACGTGCGCGTTCGCTCAGCGACGACAGGCCGAAGCCTTCGTCGGTCCGCGCGGCCGCGCCGGTCCCGTCGTCGCCGACCTCCAGCATCACGTTGTCAGCGCCGAAAACCAGCCGCGCCACGGCTTTGCCGGCGTTTCCGTGCCGTACGGCGTTGACCAGGCCTTCCTGCAGCACGCGATAGAGGACCAGCTCGACATCGGAGTCCAGCGGCCGCTCCGGGCCTTCCACCTCAAGCCGTACGGAAATTCCAGTGCCTTCGAATGATTTCGCCAGCGCCTCGAGTGCGGCGCTGCCGACCGCCCCGTCGAGTGCGAGTGGACGCAACGCGCGCACCCATCGCCGCGTCTCGGCCAACGCGTCCTCGGTCAGCTCTCGCGCCTGCCGCACCTCGTCCCAGGCACTTTCCGGCCGCTTCTTCCGAAAACGCTCGGCATTGCGCAGACCGACGGTGATGACGGTGAGGTGGTGACCGACCGAGTCGTGCATTTCCCGCGCCATCCTTGCTCGCTCCCGCGCCACCGTGAGCTCGCGTACGCGATCGGCATAGCGCGCCAGCTCCGCATGCGCGGATTCCAGCTGAGCCAACAGCTCGCGGGCCTTCACCACCGCGGCGGCGATGCCGAAAACGAAGGTGGAGATCAGCGTCAGCTGCAACGCCTGAAAGAACAGGTCGCTGGGAGAACGGTGGTAGAACAACGGCAGCGCGACCAGATACATCGGTGCGATGGCGAGCAAGGCGAGCGCGATCGCCGACCGCATGCCAAACATGATCAGGATGTTGGCCAGCGCGACCATCATCAGCGGCGCACCGAGACCGGTGCCGTCGAAGGTCACCACGGCGGTGGCGAACAGCAGGAACAGCGGTGAGAAAAGCTTGCGCCGCCCGGTCGTACGCGCGTCCCACGGCATCAGCAACCAACTGCCGACCGTGCCGACGACCAACGGCGCGACCACCGGAAAGCCGAATGGCAGAGTCGGCACCTGTCGATACGCGTACGCGGAAAACCCGAGCGTCGCGGCGATCGACAGCCAGAAGGCGACGGTCAGCGCGAACGGCCGGTCGGTGACGGTGAACGTGCGCCCCACGACCCGCACATTAGCCAATGAGTCGCGCGTCCGCGTCGGTCGTACGTAGGGGATGCCCCCATGACCGCGGTCATGGCCGGCTCTATCGGCGGCGCGATGCGACCGGCACCGACCTTTCCTTAATCTGCGGTCGACACTGAGAAAGGAATCTCCTCCATGACTGATCGACGCACCGTCATAGGCGCTTCGCTGGCGACCATCGCCGGCGCCGGACTTGGGCTGTCGGCAACCACGCCGGCAGCCGCGGAGACCACCGGCCAGACCGTACGCTGCTCGTTCAAGGTGGTCGACAAGCGTGGCCGGCAACGCTTCCTCGCCGTCACCACGAAACCGCCGGCGATCGTCGGCGGCAAGGAATATCCCCGCCAGGGACCGGAAAACTCCTCCTATCTCGTTTTCAACGACGAGAACGGCGACGAGAAAGGCGGGATCGTCGCCGACAGCCACGGCGCGTTGGTCTCGCTCGACTACGCGACCGGCGACGCGATCCATCTGCAGACCGGCTGGCAGGACAAGCGCGGCGGTGCCTCGCTCATCATGAACCACATGCCGGATCCGGCTTCGGGGTTGGGGATCCGGCACTTTCCCGGTGTCGAGCTGTTCACCTCAACCGAGCTGGGATCGGTGCTGTCCCTGTGCGATACGCAGGGCCGGCCGCGGATCCGGCTGCGGGTCGCGATGGACGGCACGCCGTCGATCTCGGTCCTGGACGAGGACGGCACGACCGTACGGAGCCTGTGATGATCGCGCCTGGATCGTTCACCGTCGTCGACAACCGTGGACGGCAGCGTTTCCTTGTCGATACGAAGAAACCGCCGATCATCATCGGCGGAAAGACCTATCCGCCGGAGCAGCGCAGCGGTGCGCCTGACGACCTGTCGTGCCTGGTCTTCAACGCCGACAACGGCGACGAGAAAGGCGCCATCGCCGTATACTCGACCGGCGGGATCGTCTCGCTCGATTTCGCCAATGCCGATGGCGTCCACCTGGAGACGTCATGGGAAGGCAGCGTCGGTGGCGCCGTGTTGCAGTTGCGGCACATGCCGGATCCGGCGTTGCCGCCCGAGCAGGCACGAAACCCGGTCGGTGCGGTGCTGGCCGCGCACTCCGAGTCGGGTTCGTCGCTGCAGTTGTGCGATCCGGCCGGCAAGCCGCGCCTCAGCGTACGGGTCGCGATGGACGGGCGGCCGTCGATCGCGTTCCTGGACGAGCGCGGCGAGGTGGTGAAAGAGCTGTAGAACACAGCGGCTTGACGCCACGCGCATCGATGCGGTTATAGTCGGACCATCATGGAGAGCTGACATCGCGACCCCGACCCGCGCCCGCGGCCTGTTGCGCCCGGTGGGTCACCAATCCGATTTCCTCGGTGGTGTCTCGATGTTTTCGTTGATCGCGTCCGATCTTGTCAAGGTGTACGGCGACCGCCGCGTACTCGACGGCGTCTCGCTGACCGCCTCACCCGGCCAGCGCCTCGGCCTGGTCGGCGAAAACGGCGTCGGCAAGTCGACCTTGCTGCGGCTGCTCGCCGGCCAGGAGAGCGCCGACTCCGGCACCGTCACCAGACCGCCGGATCACGGCTTCCTGGCGCAGGAGCTGCCGTACGATCCGGCCGCCACGCTGGCGTCGGTGATCGACGACGCACTCGCCGAGATCCGTGCCGCGCAGGAGAAACTCGACCAGCTGACCGCGCGGCTCGGCGACCATCCCGAGCTGCTGGACGAGTACGGCGAGGCGCTGGAGTGGGCTCAGGCACACGAGCTGTGGGACGCCGACCGGCGTGCCGAGCTGGTGTTGGCCGGCCTCGGCGTCGGTGAGCTCGGCGCCGACCGCCGGCTCGACCAGATGTCCGGCGGCCAGCGCGCCCGGGTCGGCATGGCCGCGCTGCTGATCCGGCAGCCGCGTGCCCTGCTGCTCGACGAGCCGACCAACCACCTCGACGACGATGCGTTGGCGTTCCTGGAAAAACAGCTCAGCCAGCTGCCTGGCGTGGTGGTGCTGGCCTCGCACGACCGGGTTTTCCTCGACGCTGTCTGTACGGACATCGTCGACCTGGATCCGGCGCGTGGCGGTCCGCAGCGCTATGGCGGCACCTACACCGACTATCTGGCCGAAAAACGCGCCGAGCGGCAGCGCTGGCAGGAGCAGTACGAGGCCGAGCAGGACGAGCTGAAACAGCTGCGCCATGCGGTGAACGTCACCGCTCGGCAGGTCAGCCACAACCGGCCGATGGGAAACACCAGCAAGCTGCAATACGACTTCAAGGGCGGTCGCGTCCAGAAACAGGTTTCGCGGCGGGTGCGCAACGCGCAGCAGCGGCTGGACGAGCTGACCCGTGACCAGGTCAGGAAACCGCCGGCTCCGCTGCGGTTTTCCGCGACGCTGACCGGAAAGGTACGCACCGAGCTGCTCGGCATCTCACTCCGGGACGTACGGGTCGACGGCCGGCTCCAGCTGGATCTGCTGGATGTTTTCAGCACGACGCGGCTGTTGGTGACCGGTCCGAACGGCTCAGGCAAGTCGACTTTGCTTGCCGTGCTGGCCGATCGGCTGCCGGTGGACGCCGGTGTCGTACGCCGGGCGAAAGGCATCCGCATCGGGTTGCTGGAACAGGATGTGGTTTTTCCCGATCCGTCGCGTACGGCCCGGTCGCTTTACGACCAGACCAGCGACGAGCAGAGCGCGAGGCTGGTCGGTTTCGGTCTGGTGGCGCCCAAAGACCTGGACCGTCCGGTCGGTGAGCTGTCGGTCGGCCAGCGCCGGCGGGTGGCGTTGGCGTTGCTGATCGCCAGGCCGCCGCACATCCTGCTGCTGGACGAGCCGACCAACCACATTTCGTTGAAACTGGCCGAAGAGTTGGAGGAGGCGCTGCGCGCGGCTCCCGGCGCGATCGTCGTCGCGACCCACGACCGGTGGTTTCGGCGCGGCTGGGACGGTGAGGAGATCGTCCTGCGCTCAACATGAAAATTCGCTGGCCACCTCGACCGGAGAATACCGGTCGATGGCCAGCGAAGCCGGTCAGTGATCAGGCCACCGACGGGCTTTTGGAACGACCTGGCTGGTGGGGTCGCGGCGTCAGCGTGGTGACCCCGCCGGTGCGGTGAAAGTCCAGCCAGAGCCGCGACGGGTCGGTGTCGCGGCGGATTGTCATGCGTACGGCCCCAAACGTGGCCGCCAGCTGGCTCGCCACCTCGGCGAAATCCGAGGCGGTCTGGCCGGCGGTCATGGAAACCTGCACCAGATCGCGGCGGTCGGTGCTGCGTACCCGCCGGATGATCGGCAGGTATTCGCTGCCGTGCACCGTCCGGCCGAGGCCGGTGAGCACCATCGCCGGCTGCCAGTTGCGTTCGTAAACCCAACGGCGGCGCCATTTCGAGCGCGCCGGCGTGCGTACCCATCTGCCGAAGGTGACCTCGTCGGCATAGCGCCAGACCAGGCCGCCGGCGACGGCGGTGAAAACGATGGAGCCGACGACGATGGCCAGCGTGGTGGGACCCCACGCGATCCAGCCGGCCAGCAGGGCTCCGGTGATCAGTGTCGCGACTGGATGGCGCCACATCGCGCCGAGCAGCCGGAGCAGTCCGCGACCGATCAGCAGCACCGCGACGGTGCCGATGCTCAGTCGCACGGTGGGGACCAGGAACAGTCCACGGTCACGGGTCCGCCTGCGGTGCGGCCGGCCGATGAACGCTTCCGGGCCTCGGTCGGTGTTCATTGTCTGCCTCCCCGACTTCGGTATGTCGTCCGTTGCTCGGCGGGCTCCGCGACGCTGAGGCTCCGGCCGTGCTCTGGCATCCCCCCTGGTAGTGCCGAAAGATCCGTGTGTTCAACTTGTACCAACAATAGGGACCATACAGCATGGCGAGTCGGTGCGCATCCACCTTTGGGTACTGAACCTATTGTTGGTACAATTAGACGCTAGCAGTCGTCGGCAAACAGCGCCGGACCGGGAGACGAACCGTGACAGTAGAGCCGGAGACCGGCCCCAAATACCGGCAAATCGCCGCCTGGCTGCGGACGAAGATCACTCGTGGTGAGCTTCGGCCGGGCCAGACCGTGCCGACCGAGAAAGAGCTCTCCGACAAGTACGGCGTGTCGCGCAACACCGTACGGCTGGCGCTCGGCGCGCTGACCAACGAAGGCCTGATCACCGGTGGCCGTGGCCGCGGCCGGGTCGTACGCAAGATGGAGCCACTCGTCTACTATGCGCATCGTCGCAGGTCAGACGAGCTGGACGGGGTCAGCAGCACGGACGCGTTCCTCCAACAGGTGAAGTCGCAGGGCCACGAGACCGTGCAGCAGATCGAGGTGTCGATCGTGCTGGCCAACGCCGACATGGCCAAGGCGCTGGAGGTCAACGTCGGCGAAAACGTGGTCGTACGACGACGGTTGCAGATCATCGACGGCCAGGCCTGGTCGACATCCGACTCGTACTATCCGCTGGAGGTCGTGCAGGGCTCGGCGATCATGAGCCCGGCCTCGATCCCGCAGGGCGTACGCAAGCTGCTGGCCGACATGGGGTTCGAGCAGACGCATTATGTCGACGAGCTGACCGTACGGATGCCGCGGCCGCCGGAGGCCAACCGGCTGGACATCGGTCCCGGCATCCCGGTCATGGTGCACGAGCGGATCGGCATGACCGCGAACGGGCCGGTGCGCTGGACCAGGACGATCTTCCCCGGCGACCGGCACAGCATCGTCTACGAGGTGCCGGCGTAGACCCGCCGATACGTCCAGCCGGCGATCGCCGCGCTGGCCAGCACAAACGGTCCCTCGACGGTGACCGCGAGCAGGATCGAGGCTCCAAGCCAGCCGGCCTCGGCGGTGGTCACGTCGAACCAACCGTCCAGCAGCACCGCCGCGCCGGTGGCCGCCGCGACCAGCCCCAGCCGCGGGTCGCCGCGATGGGCCAGCCGCGCGGCCAGCAGAAACGCGACGACCAGGGCGCCGTCCAAGCCGACCCAGGTGACGATGTCCGGCGGCTGGTCGAACAGCAGGCCGACCGTCCAGACGGTGAGGACCGCGGCGGCCACCAGATAGCCGGCGCAGATCCACCT
Proteins encoded:
- a CDS encoding GntR family transcriptional regulator, which produces MSDQMVAAPASRTEFVLATVRRMILTGELAPGQQLVETELAERFGVSKTPVREALKTLAGSGLVTMSQFKGASVRIVDADMAYSVYDLRLVLEPAALARAVRAGAGFDKAAAELEKAAQARSDAERSMANRDFHRALYAGCGNPLMVQTLDGLRDQAALITVAGWGITASWRDEAAEHAAILAAARKSDAAQAAGLLQQHIQSFIDRVFAELPG
- a CDS encoding nucleotidyltransferase domain-containing protein: MTNAHRVLVDQVVAELRCSPGVRAILLAGSLARGTARRDSDVDILVVADDAVPRRDDYPMPVDLLVRTADGWRQRFQPSGVGDESWGYAFLDAVILHDPHGIAAGLVADARRMHAEYRTPPAIKAHYRQFWQHVRPKMVATLRGGDPVEIGWSAAVMANELLRTAWAANDLPNPSLDLGTVQRHLDDLTQPADAPGRVRTLLSAPPAESLRLQLALLDDLLVRL
- a CDS encoding MFS transporter gives rise to the protein MPGSAARQWLALAGVSVLSFLGCVDLTIVNTAAPRIGTDLGANVEQLQLIVNVFVVALSMAMVAAGRLADTYGRHRVLYAGAVLFGLASLGAGLAPTIPALIACRFVQGLSCAALYTTSSTLVAEAFPESRRGRAVGALFAVNGAGLAIGPLLGGLIVAVLDWHWIFLLNVPLVIVALGLCATRLRESERHQRSLDWPGLALLATGVCGLIFALTFHDLLGWSSWPVLTALVTGGAAIIAFVVVEWRHRDPLIPPRLLRHPLLRAAMTAELGLAFFYTTVLFLLPLYLTTVRGYGPAAVGLLMLPITLTVAVLSPITGRFVDRFGPLAVILVGFAAFTLSAVLLGGLAADSPIGYLVAAGVPMGIGWACVLGPSATAAMLSVAGDQTGLAVGATWTVHNVGGAIGLAVSLSVFRLFGGSFVAAMLLLAVVACAAFATIATIAWRSRSRA
- a CDS encoding helix-turn-helix transcriptional regulator — encoded protein: MTSLGEFLRARRAQLEPIDVGLIGYGRRRVPGLRREELAQLAGVSASYYARLEQGYVRGASPMVLDAIAGALCLGEDERDHLRRLAAADSRPRPPRRAAPERVTPATRHLLGQMSDVPAIVQGVRTDILAWNERGHRLLAGHLDTSTDRPNTARMVFLDPHTRDLYADWPRKARAIVGNLRLAVGRYPDDEPLASLIGELSMKSDEFAQLWTDHRIRQCDAADYVMRHPLIGMVTVTQQSLALVASPGQSLITFTAAAGSPSHHAIQLLDAELREK
- a CDS encoding response regulator encodes the protein MPAVRVLIVDDQSLMRRGLRNLLDLEDGVEVVGEAADGVEALAEANRLRPDVVLVDARMPRMDGVALIERLSRDHPDVASIMLTTFDEDELVFGALRAGARGYLLKDAAPEELVAAIEKAARGETPLAGTVATRVVAELRRTAPPPRDPDLAGLSLREAEVCRLVAAAATNGEIAAQLFITKGTVKNHISSALRKLGLRDRTQLAVYFSRSSASSN
- a CDS encoding sensor histidine kinase, translating into MGRTFTVTDRPFALTVAFWLSIAATLGFSAYAYRQVPTLPFGFPVVAPLVVGTVGSWLLMPWDARTTGRRKLFSPLFLLFATAVVTFDGTGLGAPLMMVALANILIMFGMRSAIALALLAIAPMYLVALPLFYHRSPSDLFFQALQLTLISTFVFGIAAAVVKARELLAQLESAHAELARYADRVRELTVARERARMAREMHDSVGHHLTVITVGLRNAERFRKKRPESAWDEVRQARELTEDALAETRRWVRALRPLALDGAVGSAALEALAKSFEGTGISVRLEVEGPERPLDSDVELVLYRVLQEGLVNAVRHGNAGKAVARLVFGADNVMLEVGDDGTGAAARTDEGFGLSSLSERARAVGGTLTTENGREGGFVLRADLPCRPSAY
- a CDS encoding ABC-F family ATP-binding cassette domain-containing protein yields the protein MFSLIASDLVKVYGDRRVLDGVSLTASPGQRLGLVGENGVGKSTLLRLLAGQESADSGTVTRPPDHGFLAQELPYDPAATLASVIDDALAEIRAAQEKLDQLTARLGDHPELLDEYGEALEWAQAHELWDADRRAELVLAGLGVGELGADRRLDQMSGGQRARVGMAALLIRQPRALLLDEPTNHLDDDALAFLEKQLSQLPGVVVLASHDRVFLDAVCTDIVDLDPARGGPQRYGGTYTDYLAEKRAERQRWQEQYEAEQDELKQLRHAVNVTARQVSHNRPMGNTSKLQYDFKGGRVQKQVSRRVRNAQQRLDELTRDQVRKPPAPLRFSATLTGKVRTELLGISLRDVRVDGRLQLDLLDVFSTTRLLVTGPNGSGKSTLLAVLADRLPVDAGVVRRAKGIRIGLLEQDVVFPDPSRTARSLYDQTSDEQSARLVGFGLVAPKDLDRPVGELSVGQRRRVALALLIARPPHILLLDEPTNHISLKLAEELEEALRAAPGAIVVATHDRWFRRGWDGEEIVLRST
- a CDS encoding SoxR reducing system RseC family protein, which codes for MNTDRGPEAFIGRPHRRRTRDRGLFLVPTVRLSIGTVAVLLIGRGLLRLLGAMWRHPVATLITGALLAGWIAWGPTTLAIVVGSIVFTAVAGGLVWRYADEVTFGRWVRTPARSKWRRRWVYERNWQPAMVLTGLGRTVHGSEYLPIIRRVRSTDRRDLVQVSMTAGQTASDFAEVASQLAATFGAVRMTIRRDTDPSRLWLDFHRTGGVTTLTPRPHQPGRSKSPSVA
- a CDS encoding GntR family transcriptional regulator produces the protein MTVEPETGPKYRQIAAWLRTKITRGELRPGQTVPTEKELSDKYGVSRNTVRLALGALTNEGLITGGRGRGRVVRKMEPLVYYAHRRRSDELDGVSSTDAFLQQVKSQGHETVQQIEVSIVLANADMAKALEVNVGENVVVRRRLQIIDGQAWSTSDSYYPLEVVQGSAIMSPASIPQGVRKLLADMGFEQTHYVDELTVRMPRPPEANRLDIGPGIPVMVHERIGMTANGPVRWTRTIFPGDRHSIVYEVPA